A region of Ictalurus furcatus strain D&B chromosome 1, Billie_1.0, whole genome shotgun sequence DNA encodes the following proteins:
- the mettl25b gene encoding protein RRNAD1 isoform X2 has protein sequence MFSVTLSEQQQKDLAKSLVLFLSRYKHISDSYIIEFFSENLWETLPEGWQKALQDLSPPQVADLLLEREMKNRVYPSVWPLSLLALRATAHILAFPRMPPAHRSEDTVKPVEFHSNNSQSSLLGHIFRKHVKPKKQHEIRKLGMGHLTRFLSFGLGLDVNAVEADPNLVSMAFKFDGQLLSTLAKESRKTGVAHTTPDPIPRHVVGWVNPRDTWETFLQQLEQMEKNCESYPATARPCKKRQRVSMTSGKECELETELLCGSQHLCAGECSLVASAEENSAKSVLQQHEKESNDCVALPDTVMAENRPQAGFGWTSSMHSETCSSVKEPMWSDFVLTGLHACGDLSATLLRHFANCPHVRGITSVACCYMKITTKENPTPPGVILPTLSDNTAEVSQSEYGYPMSKWVRRLPGHELSYKAREGACHALEDYLHRLRDESSLLKMHCYRAALEVIIRAERPQLRRAGIQTIKKAHTLPFAEYARLGLARVGLPADLTFDPVSVEGLLEQQGRVVVYFSLALLLALVVETLVLLDRMLYLQERGFQSQLIPLFDPVLSPRNLVLVAVKPKEDRR, from the exons ATGTTTTCGGTTACACTTTCAGAGCAGCAGCAGAAGGACTTAGCGAAGAGCCTTGTATTGTTCCTGTCGAGATATAAGCACATATCCGACTCTTACATTATT GAGTTTTTCAGTGAGAACCTGTGGGAAACACTACCTGAAGGATGGCAGAAAGCTTTGCAAGATTTATCACCACCTCAGGTAGCAGACCTGCTGCTGgaaagagagatgaagaacAGAGT CTACCCTTCAGTGTGGCCTCTATCTTTACTGGCACTACGGGCCACAGCTCACATACTGGCATTTCCTCGGATGCCTCCAGCCCACCGCTCCGAGGACACAGTAAAGCCAGTTGAATTTCACTCTAACAACAGTCAAAGTTCTCTGCTTGGTCATATCTTCCGTAAACATGTGAAACCCAAGAAACAACATGAGATTCGTAAGCTTGGCATG GGCCATTTGACCCGTTTCCTGTCATTTGGACTTGGTCTGGATGTTAATGCTGTTGAGGCTGATCCCAATCTAGTTTCCATGGCCTTTAAATTTGATGGACAGCTCCTGTCGACTCTTGCCAAAGAGAGTCGTAAG acAGGCGTGGCTCACACAACACCTGATCCTATACCCCGGCACGTAGTTGGCTGGGTCAACCCCAGAGACACCTGGGAGACTTTCCTTCAGCAGCTGGAGCAGATGGAGAAAAACTGTGAGAGTTACCCAGCCACAGCAAGACCATGTAAAAAGAGACAGCGGGTATCGATGACATCAGGCAAGGAATGTGAGCTTGAAACAGAGCTCCTTTGTGGAAGCCAGCATTTGTGCGCAGGGGAATGCAGTTTGGTAGCTTCTGCTGAAGAGAATTCAGCTAAGTCTGTTCTTCAGCAACATGAAAAGGAAAGCAATGACTGTGTAGCTCTGCCAGACACTGTGATGGCAGAAAATCGCCCTCAAGCTGGTTTTGGATGGACTTCATCCATGCATTCTGAGACTTGTTCTAGTGTTAAAGAACCAATGTGGTCAGATTTTGTACTGACTGGACTTCATGCTTGCGGTGACCTTAGTGCTACTCTCCTCCGCCATTTTGCCAACTGCCCCCATGTCCGAGGAATCACCTCTGTAGCATGCTGCTATATGAAAATCACTACCAAGGAGAACCCTACGCCTCCTGGAGTCATCCTACCCACTCTGTCTGATAACACAGCTGAAGTATCACAATCAGAATATGGCTACCCAATGAGCAAGTGGGTGAGACGGTTGCCAGGACACGAGCTATCGTATAAGGCCCGTGAGGGAGCGTGCCATGCACTCGAAGACTATCTCCATAGGTTGAGAGATGAGAGCTCATTGCTGAAAATGCACTGCTACCGAGCAGCCCTGGAGGTTATCATCAGAGCAGAGAGGCCTCAGCTACGCAGAGCAGGCATCCAGACCATTAAAAAAGCCCATACACTACCTTTCGCTGA gTATGCCCGTCTGGGGCTCGCGCGTGTTGGCTTGCCTGCTGACCTGACTTTTGACCCTGTCAGTGTGGAAGGCCTGCTGGAGCAGCAGGGCAGAGTGGTGGTATATTTCAGCCTGGCTCTGCTGCTGGCTCTGGTTGTGGAGACTCTGGTCCTTCT
- the isg20l2 gene encoding interferon-stimulated 20 kDa exonuclease-like 2, which translates to MSGINLNLDFSGPGRNECQEKASGNAKHEQFNRKRRYLERKGLLNKKQNTNNSQKGKCTKNHLHWKRRDHSQASAVFPKFTTLQPELSANSPNFMQAHHGNSATIKEFTVPSKSTSRVGFSSVLHNPMKYVALDCEMVGTGLKGHCSELARCSIVSYDGDVIYDKFIKPVNPVTDLRTPWSGVRWRDLHNATPFKQAQREIVNILTGKVVVGHAVHNDFKVLHYFHPVHLVRDTSRSPILNRKADLPENKSASLKTLTKILLNMDIQMGKRGHSSVEDAKATMELYKKVAVEWETTLALNTAS; encoded by the exons ATGTCAGGAATTAATCTTAACTTGGACTTCAGTGGCCCTGGCCGTAATGAGTGCCAAGAGAAAGCCAGTGGAAATGCCAAACACGAACAGTTCAATAGAAAGAGGCGCTACCTGGAGCGTAAGGGTTTGCtgaataaaaagcaaaacacaaataaCAGTCAAAAAGGAAAATGCACAAAGAATCATTTGCATTGGAAAAGAAGGGACCATTCACAAGCCAGTGCTGTTTTCCCAAAATTTACTACTCTACAGCCCGAATTGTCTGCAAATTCCCCCAATTTCATGCAAGCCCACCATGGGAACTCTGCGACCATCAAGGAATTCACAGTGCCTTCAAAGTCAACATCTAGAGTAGGATTCAGTTCAGTACTGCACAACCCGATGAAATATGTAGCCCTTGACTGTGAGATGGTAGGGACAGGGCTCAAAGGTCATTGCAGTGAGCTGGCCCGCTGCAGCATAGTCTCCTATGATGGGGATGTAATTTATGACAAGTTCATCAAGCCTGTTAATCCAGTTACAGATCTTCGCACTCCCTGGAGTGGAGTGAGATGGCGAGATCTCCATAATGCAACACCCTTCAAACAGGCCCAGAGAGAG ATTGTAAATATCCTCACAGGGAAAGTGGTTGTGGGCCATGCTGTCCATAATGATTTTAAGGTTTTGCACTATTTCCATCCTGTCCACCTCGTGCGAGACACCTCACGCAGTCCCATCCTGAATCGGAAAGCTGATCTTCCAGAGAACAAGTCTGCCTCTCTGAAGACCCTCACAAAGATTCTCTTGAACATGGATATACAG ATGGGAAAGAGAGGCCACTCTTCAGTAGAAGACGCAAAAGCCACCATGGAGCTATATAAAAAAGTAGCAGTGGAATGGGAGACGACTTTAGCTTTAAATACTGCTTCCTAG
- the mettl25b gene encoding protein RRNAD1 isoform X1, with the protein MFSVTLSEQQQKDLAKSLVLFLSRYKHISDSYIIEFFSENLWETLPEGWQKALQDLSPPQVADLLLEREMKNRVYPSVWPLSLLALRATAHILAFPRMPPAHRSEDTVKPVEFHSNNSQSSLLGHIFRKHVKPKKQHEIRKLGMLVKQLCDQTQCSSVVDVGSGQGHLTRFLSFGLGLDVNAVEADPNLVSMAFKFDGQLLSTLAKESRKTGVAHTTPDPIPRHVVGWVNPRDTWETFLQQLEQMEKNCESYPATARPCKKRQRVSMTSGKECELETELLCGSQHLCAGECSLVASAEENSAKSVLQQHEKESNDCVALPDTVMAENRPQAGFGWTSSMHSETCSSVKEPMWSDFVLTGLHACGDLSATLLRHFANCPHVRGITSVACCYMKITTKENPTPPGVILPTLSDNTAEVSQSEYGYPMSKWVRRLPGHELSYKAREGACHALEDYLHRLRDESSLLKMHCYRAALEVIIRAERPQLRRAGIQTIKKAHTLPFAEYARLGLARVGLPADLTFDPVSVEGLLEQQGRVVVYFSLALLLALVVETLVLLDRMLYLQERGFQSQLIPLFDPVLSPRNLVLVAVKPKEDRR; encoded by the exons ATGTTTTCGGTTACACTTTCAGAGCAGCAGCAGAAGGACTTAGCGAAGAGCCTTGTATTGTTCCTGTCGAGATATAAGCACATATCCGACTCTTACATTATT GAGTTTTTCAGTGAGAACCTGTGGGAAACACTACCTGAAGGATGGCAGAAAGCTTTGCAAGATTTATCACCACCTCAGGTAGCAGACCTGCTGCTGgaaagagagatgaagaacAGAGT CTACCCTTCAGTGTGGCCTCTATCTTTACTGGCACTACGGGCCACAGCTCACATACTGGCATTTCCTCGGATGCCTCCAGCCCACCGCTCCGAGGACACAGTAAAGCCAGTTGAATTTCACTCTAACAACAGTCAAAGTTCTCTGCTTGGTCATATCTTCCGTAAACATGTGAAACCCAAGAAACAACATGAGATTCGTAAGCTTGGCATG TTAGTTAAGCAGCTGTGTGACCAGACCCAGTGTAGCAGTGTGGTTGATGTTGGGTCTGGGCAG GGCCATTTGACCCGTTTCCTGTCATTTGGACTTGGTCTGGATGTTAATGCTGTTGAGGCTGATCCCAATCTAGTTTCCATGGCCTTTAAATTTGATGGACAGCTCCTGTCGACTCTTGCCAAAGAGAGTCGTAAG acAGGCGTGGCTCACACAACACCTGATCCTATACCCCGGCACGTAGTTGGCTGGGTCAACCCCAGAGACACCTGGGAGACTTTCCTTCAGCAGCTGGAGCAGATGGAGAAAAACTGTGAGAGTTACCCAGCCACAGCAAGACCATGTAAAAAGAGACAGCGGGTATCGATGACATCAGGCAAGGAATGTGAGCTTGAAACAGAGCTCCTTTGTGGAAGCCAGCATTTGTGCGCAGGGGAATGCAGTTTGGTAGCTTCTGCTGAAGAGAATTCAGCTAAGTCTGTTCTTCAGCAACATGAAAAGGAAAGCAATGACTGTGTAGCTCTGCCAGACACTGTGATGGCAGAAAATCGCCCTCAAGCTGGTTTTGGATGGACTTCATCCATGCATTCTGAGACTTGTTCTAGTGTTAAAGAACCAATGTGGTCAGATTTTGTACTGACTGGACTTCATGCTTGCGGTGACCTTAGTGCTACTCTCCTCCGCCATTTTGCCAACTGCCCCCATGTCCGAGGAATCACCTCTGTAGCATGCTGCTATATGAAAATCACTACCAAGGAGAACCCTACGCCTCCTGGAGTCATCCTACCCACTCTGTCTGATAACACAGCTGAAGTATCACAATCAGAATATGGCTACCCAATGAGCAAGTGGGTGAGACGGTTGCCAGGACACGAGCTATCGTATAAGGCCCGTGAGGGAGCGTGCCATGCACTCGAAGACTATCTCCATAGGTTGAGAGATGAGAGCTCATTGCTGAAAATGCACTGCTACCGAGCAGCCCTGGAGGTTATCATCAGAGCAGAGAGGCCTCAGCTACGCAGAGCAGGCATCCAGACCATTAAAAAAGCCCATACACTACCTTTCGCTGA gTATGCCCGTCTGGGGCTCGCGCGTGTTGGCTTGCCTGCTGACCTGACTTTTGACCCTGTCAGTGTGGAAGGCCTGCTGGAGCAGCAGGGCAGAGTGGTGGTATATTTCAGCCTGGCTCTGCTGCTGGCTCTGGTTGTGGAGACTCTGGTCCTTCT